One part of the Neisseria zalophi genome encodes these proteins:
- a CDS encoding DUF262 domain-containing protein: MSEEQIQQFSIEELLSDNSHYLIPIYQRNYAWGEKEIKQLIQDIIDYILKQEQEQEQQPYYIGTLVVFKRKLENETNETFEIIDGQQRLTTLFLLAAYLKNEHKENKKNKLEDLKLEQDKLRFESRTNSEKTLEVILKSANLKGVNWSELTDEQLNIEMKHGYELIRSILPNQLKDKEMKWSKFVSFLLEKVKIMRVEVPEDTDLNHYFEIMNSRGEQLEKHEILKARMLEKLENDIQGQECLNIIWEACANMGKYVQMGFTVEQRDQIFGEDWNTFQKDFVSIKAKIIKQSEESADATKESIESLGESLDELIKNTAPIADDKNNSSQEQNEQFQSVIDFPNFLLQVLCIQIGHESDMDKVEGISLDDKKLLDVFEEQILKPADAKQKVKKFMVNLLRCRWLYDQYIIKRYAQDTKSKWALKRFIKEGGKSKGNVYKNTFDKRDDEDNDGKQIIMLQTAFHVSMPGMPYKYWLNAALYYLFNQDAVTNKAYKEHLESVARSFMLDRFLVKQDSDVKKQDYFDIIYKYQSKPQNIGLLSNNMEEGIEEPLSYGHIENNFVFNYLDYLLWKDEKYQIDKKIRDYEFTFRSSVEHYYPQHPINNDSSGENRLTEEDIHSFGNLCLISHSQNSKLSNYSPNAKKEHYQGKEHIDSIKQYLMMKEEDKWEAEQIQKHYKEMIEILKKGLATSSS; the protein is encoded by the coding sequence ATGAGTGAAGAACAGATACAGCAATTTTCCATTGAGGAACTATTGAGTGATAACAGCCATTATCTTATTCCGATTTATCAACGCAATTATGCTTGGGGTGAAAAAGAAATAAAACAATTAATTCAAGATATTATTGACTATATCCTCAAACAAGAACAAGAACAAGAACAACAGCCTTATTATATTGGCACTCTGGTGGTGTTTAAACGGAAATTAGAAAATGAAACTAATGAAACTTTTGAAATCATTGATGGACAACAACGCCTAACAACATTGTTTTTATTGGCGGCGTATTTAAAAAATGAGCATAAGGAGAATAAGAAGAATAAGCTGGAGGATTTGAAACTTGAACAAGACAAATTGCGTTTTGAAAGTCGCACAAATTCTGAAAAAACACTTGAGGTGATTTTAAAGAGTGCTAATTTGAAGGGTGTTAATTGGAGTGAGCTTACAGATGAACAGCTCAATATTGAAATGAAACACGGCTATGAATTGATTCGCAGCATTTTGCCCAATCAATTAAAAGATAAGGAAATGAAATGGAGTAAATTCGTTTCATTTTTATTGGAAAAAGTTAAAATCATGCGGGTTGAAGTTCCAGAAGATACTGATTTGAATCATTACTTTGAAATAATGAATAGCCGTGGCGAACAGCTGGAAAAACATGAAATTCTAAAAGCTCGTATGTTGGAAAAATTAGAAAACGATATACAAGGTCAAGAATGTTTGAATATCATTTGGGAAGCCTGTGCCAATATGGGCAAATATGTACAAATGGGATTTACCGTTGAGCAACGAGACCAGATATTTGGTGAAGATTGGAATACTTTTCAAAAAGATTTTGTTTCCATTAAAGCAAAAATTATTAAACAATCAGAAGAAAGTGCAGATGCGACAAAAGAAAGTATAGAGTCATTAGGCGAATCATTAGATGAACTGATTAAAAATACAGCGCCTATAGCTGATGATAAAAATAATTCTAGTCAGGAGCAAAATGAACAATTTCAATCGGTGATTGATTTCCCCAATTTTTTATTACAGGTTTTGTGTATTCAGATCGGCCATGAATCTGATATGGATAAGGTTGAAGGCATTTCACTTGATGATAAAAAACTCTTAGATGTTTTTGAAGAGCAGATTTTAAAACCTGCCGATGCCAAGCAGAAAGTAAAAAAATTTATGGTGAATTTGCTGCGTTGTCGGTGGCTTTATGACCAATATATTATTAAGCGTTATGCACAAGATACAAAAAGCAAATGGGCTTTGAAACGTTTTATAAAAGAAGGTGGTAAGTCTAAAGGGAATGTATATAAAAATACTTTCGATAAAAGAGACGATGAAGATAATGATGGCAAACAAATTATTATGTTGCAAACGGCCTTTCATGTTTCTATGCCGGGCATGCCTTATAAATATTGGTTAAATGCCGCTCTTTATTATCTTTTTAATCAGGATGCCGTAACGAATAAGGCATATAAAGAACATCTCGAATCAGTAGCCCGTTCATTTATGTTGGATAGGTTTTTGGTTAAACAAGATTCTGATGTTAAAAAACAAGATTATTTTGACATTATTTATAAATACCAAAGCAAGCCTCAGAACATTGGGCTTTTATCGAATAATATGGAAGAGGGTATAGAAGAACCACTATCGTATGGGCATATTGAAAATAATTTTGTATTCAATTATTTAGACTATTTGCTTTGGAAAGATGAAAAATATCAAATTGATAAAAAGATAAGGGATTATGAATTTACTTTCCGTAGTTCGGTCGAGCATTATTATCCCCAACATCCGATAAATAATGATTCTAGCGGGGAAAATAGGCTGACTGAGGAAGATATCCATTCTTTTGGAAATCTTTGCTTAATTAGTCATAGTCAAAATTCAAAACTTAGTAATTATTCACCGAATGCCAAAAAAGAACATTATCAGGGTAAAGAACATATAGACAGCATTAAGCAATATTTGATGATGAAAGAGGAAGATAAGTGGGAGGCAGAGCAAATTCAGAAACATTATAAAGAAATGATAGAGATATTAAAAAAAGGATTAGCCACTTCATCATCATAA
- a CDS encoding DUF262 domain-containing protein, translating to MTANTSKELETNICFVEKLFDGSQVLSIPSYQRPYKWTEKNIHQLFSDISTHKDKSEYRLGTIVFHQNEGRKDIVDGQQRIITLLLIIKALAENEKFKDCEKLKKRAEVAKNFKFKSDISKKHIINNYLEIKRLISRPDFTQDHVNFLLDKCKVVTFTLTNISEAFQFFDSQNARGLDLQPHDLLKAYHLRAFGSNDEEQKKLAVQKWEKCSSKDLAKLFSNYLYPIRRWLNGYTAYSFKKENIDLFKGVNLAQDKRRYPYIRQLEIVYDFFESDQKQNENINFPFQLDQPVINGRYFFKMIGHYFDVEKKYKVETLKSNMINKLDNSATIILNTLKNYEGRGRTGDQYVRNLFECLMVYYIDKFGLADISRAIEKAFIWAYSLRLKRYAVSWDSINKYVLENNMFKRLKEAVEPADFLGYPLPIIKKVEATKMGDIESLFKDRKYLLKTDSN from the coding sequence ATGACTGCTAACACCTCAAAAGAGCTTGAGACAAACATTTGTTTTGTAGAAAAGCTATTTGATGGTAGCCAAGTTTTAAGTATTCCATCATATCAACGCCCATATAAATGGACTGAAAAAAACATTCACCAATTGTTTTCGGATATCAGCACGCATAAAGATAAATCGGAATATCGATTGGGTACGATTGTTTTCCATCAAAATGAAGGCCGGAAAGATATTGTAGACGGCCAGCAGAGGATTATTACCTTATTACTAATCATTAAAGCACTAGCTGAAAATGAAAAGTTTAAAGATTGTGAAAAGCTTAAAAAGCGGGCCGAGGTAGCAAAGAATTTTAAATTTAAAAGCGATATTTCTAAAAAACACATTATTAATAATTATCTTGAAATCAAACGTTTGATTTCACGCCCGGATTTTACCCAAGATCATGTTAATTTTTTACTTGATAAATGCAAAGTGGTTACATTTACGCTAACCAATATTTCCGAAGCATTTCAATTTTTTGACTCTCAAAATGCGCGCGGGCTTGATCTTCAACCACATGATTTATTAAAAGCCTATCATCTGCGGGCATTCGGTTCTAATGATGAAGAACAGAAAAAGCTCGCAGTGCAAAAATGGGAAAAGTGTAGTTCGAAGGATTTAGCAAAGTTATTTTCTAACTATTTATATCCTATTCGCCGTTGGTTAAATGGCTATACTGCTTATTCTTTTAAAAAAGAAAATATTGATTTATTTAAAGGTGTCAATCTTGCTCAAGATAAAAGGCGCTATCCTTATATCAGGCAATTAGAGATTGTGTATGATTTTTTTGAATCGGATCAGAAACAAAATGAGAATATAAATTTCCCCTTTCAATTGGATCAGCCAGTGATTAATGGCAGGTATTTTTTTAAGATGATTGGGCATTATTTTGATGTAGAAAAAAAATATAAAGTAGAAACTCTTAAATCCAATATGATCAATAAGCTTGATAATTCGGCAACGATAATTTTGAATACACTCAAAAATTATGAAGGGCGTGGTCGGACTGGAGACCAATATGTGCGTAATTTATTTGAGTGTTTGATGGTTTATTATATAGATAAATTCGGCCTTGCCGATATTTCTCGTGCCATTGAGAAAGCTTTTATTTGGGCATACAGCTTGCGTTTGAAACGATATGCCGTTTCTTGGGATAGTATTAATAAATATGTTTTGGAAAATAATATGTTTAAACGACTGAAAGAGGCCGTAGAGCCGGCTGATTTTCTGGGCTATCCGTTGCCAATTATAAAAAAAGTTGAAGCAACAAAAATGGGGGATATCGAAAGTTTATTTAAAGATAGGAAATATCTTTTAAAAACAGATAGTAATTAA
- a CDS encoding calcium-binding protein — protein sequence MTYGYYSHGKSHGYTHHSHSGKGGYGGHNHYGYGSHNGHHSNHYGWGGHSHNSGHSGKGTWVIYCGVKVFIPYCPPAKPYPKPDPKPDPRPDPKPDPIPDPKPDPKPDPKPDPKPDPKPDPKPDPKPDDKDEDCHDCKDSDKNPDNHFGGKDHNPGNIIKGQPDEDNTIHGTDKKDTIRGTEKDDVIHAKDGPDVIYGGDGDDIIYGDNRGDTLYGQNGNDKLYGGNGNDYLNGGAGDDIMVGNAGNDVYYVQQAGDKVIEKAGEGIDTVRSEIDYTLTDNVENLILMGLNNLNGTGNSLDNIITGNAGDNHLKGLDGDDTLYGKGGNDILDGGEGDDYLDGGTGCDTYVFDLCYGHDTICDYDQDTGNTDVLQFGEGIKASDLTFSRVGTDLQIHANDEDSITVTNWFKDNAYRIEEFVFTESNTTWDSAAIDKAIGSYGVDSTAYAATAQDQIQQQTQTQGIL from the coding sequence ATGACTTACGGTTATTATTCTCATGGAAAATCACATGGCTATACTCATCATAGCCATTCAGGAAAAGGAGGCTATGGCGGCCACAATCATTATGGCTATGGCAGCCATAATGGCCATCACTCTAACCATTATGGTTGGGGAGGTCACTCACACAATAGCGGCCATAGCGGAAAGGGAACATGGGTTATCTATTGCGGAGTGAAGGTTTTTATTCCTTACTGCCCACCGGCAAAACCTTATCCGAAGCCTGATCCTAAACCCGATCCTAGACCGGATCCCAAACCTGATCCTATTCCTGATCCAAAACCAGACCCAAAACCCGATCCTAAGCCCGATCCCAAACCTGATCCGAAACCAGACCCAAAACCTGATCCTAAGCCCGATGATAAAGATGAAGACTGCCATGATTGCAAAGATTCAGATAAAAATCCCGACAATCATTTCGGTGGAAAAGATCATAATCCGGGCAATATAATTAAAGGACAGCCCGACGAAGACAACACGATTCACGGAACGGATAAAAAAGACACTATCCGCGGCACTGAAAAAGATGATGTTATCCATGCCAAAGATGGCCCTGATGTAATCTACGGTGGTGATGGTGACGACATTATCTATGGCGATAACCGTGGCGATACTTTATACGGGCAAAATGGTAACGATAAATTATACGGCGGCAATGGCAATGACTATCTGAACGGCGGCGCCGGTGATGACATTATGGTCGGCAACGCTGGTAATGATGTTTATTATGTTCAACAAGCCGGTGACAAGGTCATTGAAAAAGCCGGTGAAGGCATTGATACCGTACGTAGTGAAATCGACTACACCCTGACAGATAATGTTGAAAACCTGATTCTGATGGGTTTGAACAATCTTAACGGTACAGGCAACAGCCTTGACAATATTATTACTGGCAATGCAGGCGATAACCATCTAAAAGGATTAGATGGTGATGATACGCTGTACGGCAAAGGCGGTAATGATATCCTTGACGGCGGTGAAGGTGATGATTATCTGGACGGCGGCACCGGTTGCGATACTTATGTCTTTGATCTTTGCTATGGTCACGATACGATTTGCGACTATGATCAAGATACCGGTAATACCGATGTGTTGCAATTCGGCGAAGGTATTAAAGCCAGTGATCTGACTTTCTCCCGTGTGGGCACCGATTTGCAAATCCATGCCAATGATGAGGACAGCATTACTGTAACCAATTGGTTTAAAGATAATGCTTACCGCATCGAAGAGTTTGTATTCACCGAAAGCAATACCACTTGGGACAGCGCTGCTATCGATAAAGCTATCGGTAGCTACGGTGTGGACAGCACTGCTTATGCTGCGACAGCACAAGACCAAATTCAGCAACAAACCCAAACACAAGGTATTTTATAA
- a CDS encoding ABC transporter ATP-binding protein produces the protein MMRADNLKVTFNAGTPIENPAMRGMSLHIQDGEFVTVIGSNGAGKSTFLNAISGDLMVDSGSVHIDGKDVTKLPAHKRAHLVARVFQDPLAGTCEALSIEENMALAYSRGHKRGLGFALNKDNRELFREKLSVLKLGLENRLSDRIGLLSGGQRQAVSLLMASLQPSKILLLDEHTAALDPKTAAFVLELTDKIIQENKLTAMMVTHSMRQALDHGSRTVMLHQGKVVLDVSGEQRAGMDVPDLLDLFEQTRGEKVTDDALLLD, from the coding sequence ATGATGCGCGCAGATAATTTAAAGGTAACATTCAATGCGGGCACGCCGATTGAAAATCCCGCTATGCGTGGCATGAGTCTGCATATTCAAGATGGTGAGTTCGTGACTGTTATCGGTAGTAACGGGGCGGGAAAATCTACATTTCTTAATGCCATCAGCGGCGATTTGATGGTGGATAGCGGCAGCGTTCATATCGATGGTAAAGATGTCACCAAATTGCCCGCGCACAAGCGTGCCCATTTGGTTGCCCGTGTATTTCAAGATCCGCTGGCCGGAACTTGCGAAGCACTCAGTATTGAAGAAAATATGGCATTGGCTTATTCTCGCGGCCATAAGCGGGGTTTGGGCTTTGCATTAAATAAAGATAATCGGGAGTTATTCCGTGAAAAGCTTTCGGTTTTAAAACTCGGCTTGGAAAACCGCTTATCCGACCGTATCGGTTTGCTTTCGGGCGGGCAACGGCAGGCGGTCAGCTTATTGATGGCCAGTTTGCAACCCAGTAAAATTCTACTGCTTGACGAACATACGGCGGCACTCGACCCGAAAACTGCAGCTTTTGTTTTGGAGCTTACCGATAAAATTATTCAAGAAAATAAGTTAACGGCTATGATGGTGACACATTCCATGCGCCAAGCGCTTGATCATGGCAGCCGTACCGTTATGCTGCATCAGGGCAAAGTGGTGTTGGATGTTTCCGGTGAACAACGTGCCGGTATGGATGTGCCGGACTTACTTGATTTGTTTGAGCAAACACGCGGTGAAAAGGTTACCGATGATGCTTTGTTGTTGGATTGA